From Falsiruegeria litorea R37, the proteins below share one genomic window:
- a CDS encoding glycine--tRNA ligase subunit alpha codes for MTDQTNAPRSFQEIILRLQTYWASKGCAILQPYDMEVGAGTFHPATTLRALGSKAWAAAYVQPSRRPTDGRYGENPNRLQHYYQYQVLIKPSPPDLQELYLGSLQAIGIDMELHDIRFVEDDWESPTLGAWGLGWEVWCDGMEVSQFTYFQQVGGHDCTPVSGELTYGLERLAMYVLGIDHVMDMPFNDPQSPSPLKYGDIFKQTEEEYARWNFDVANTEVLLRHFEEAEAECAAILAQEHDDPKTGKRIIMAHPAYDQCIKASHIFNLLDARGVISVTERQAYIGRVRALAKQCADAFVQTEAGGYAA; via the coding sequence ATGACCGATCAGACCAACGCCCCGCGTTCGTTCCAGGAGATCATCCTGCGGCTTCAGACCTATTGGGCCTCGAAGGGATGTGCCATCCTGCAGCCTTACGACATGGAAGTGGGCGCCGGTACATTTCACCCGGCCACAACCCTGCGCGCGCTCGGGTCCAAGGCCTGGGCGGCCGCTTATGTGCAGCCCTCGCGCCGCCCGACAGATGGGCGTTATGGTGAGAACCCGAACCGGTTGCAGCACTACTATCAGTATCAGGTGCTGATCAAACCCAGCCCGCCGGATCTGCAAGAGCTGTATCTGGGCTCGCTTCAGGCGATCGGCATCGACATGGAACTGCACGACATCCGCTTTGTCGAGGATGACTGGGAAAGCCCGACCCTGGGCGCCTGGGGCCTGGGATGGGAAGTCTGGTGTGACGGGATGGAAGTCAGCCAGTTCACCTATTTCCAGCAGGTTGGCGGACACGACTGCACGCCCGTGTCTGGCGAGCTGACCTATGGGCTTGAGCGACTGGCGATGTATGTCCTGGGCATCGATCACGTGATGGACATGCCGTTCAACGACCCGCAATCGCCAAGCCCGCTGAAATACGGGGACATCTTCAAGCAGACCGAAGAGGAATACGCGCGCTGGAACTTTGACGTGGCCAACACCGAGGTCCTGCTGCGCCATTTCGAAGAGGCCGAAGCCGAATGTGCCGCGATCCTGGCGCAAGAGCATGACGATCCCAAGACCGGCAAGCGCATCATCATGGCGCATCCCGCCTACGATCAGTGCATCAAGGCAAGCCACATCTTCAACCTGCTGGATGCGCGCGGCGTGATCTCGGTCACCGAACGTCAGGCCTATATCGGGCGTGTACGTGCGCTGGCCAAACAGTGTGCCGATGCCTTTGTGCAGACCGAGGCGGGGGGCTACGCGGCCTGA
- a CDS encoding MarC family protein, which translates to MDTGFAITFFGALFAIMNPISNLPIFLSVTAEASVADQRKIAIKTALYCLILGGCFAVAGSQVLHLFGISVDDFRVAGGLVVLLLALNMLSGNESSAHHGTDAEKADYPAPETVAFYPLTFPILVGPGTITTLIVYSHQVTDAAHAIAYAGVFAGMVALLALTFWNAPTLAKHLSGTARVIMSRLMGMILAAIAIGMIAEGLKAVLPGLAG; encoded by the coding sequence ATGGATACCGGATTTGCCATCACATTCTTTGGCGCCCTTTTTGCCATCATGAACCCGATCAGCAACCTGCCGATCTTTCTGAGTGTCACGGCCGAGGCCTCGGTCGCGGATCAACGCAAGATCGCGATCAAGACCGCGCTCTACTGTTTGATCCTGGGCGGTTGCTTTGCTGTGGCAGGCAGTCAGGTGCTGCATCTGTTTGGCATCAGCGTCGATGACTTCCGCGTGGCCGGTGGCCTGGTGGTTCTTCTTCTGGCTCTCAACATGCTCAGCGGCAATGAAAGCAGCGCGCATCACGGGACAGACGCCGAAAAGGCCGACTACCCGGCCCCCGAAACTGTTGCCTTTTACCCGTTGACCTTTCCCATTCTGGTTGGCCCCGGCACCATCACGACGCTGATCGTCTATTCGCATCAAGTGACGGACGCGGCCCACGCGATTGCATACGCTGGCGTTTTTGCCGGAATGGTGGCGCTGTTGGCCCTGACTTTTTGGAACGCGCCGACTCTGGCCAAACACCTGTCGGGCACCGCGCGCGTTATCATGAGCCGCCTGATGGGCATGATTCTGGCCGCCATCGCCATCGGCATGATTGCCGAAGGGTTGAAAGCGGTGCTGCCCGGGTTGGCTGGATAA
- a CDS encoding DUF6446 family protein: MAGKLLVIALLLSTAIAGGALYYLQIYGFYYTVDAQPGQDVQLMEQDTNAPQPIAYTGFTAIDADSSPIRYRACFTTDLSLEDLSAAYVESDKTEPRVAPDWFDCFDAQTIGTAISEGRARTYLAAKNIHFGVDRIVAVMDDGKGYVWHEFNDCGEKAYDGTVVGETCPERPTN, translated from the coding sequence ATGGCGGGCAAACTGCTGGTAATCGCTTTGTTGCTGTCGACCGCAATTGCGGGGGGCGCGCTCTATTATCTCCAGATCTATGGGTTCTACTATACCGTTGATGCACAGCCGGGGCAGGACGTGCAGTTGATGGAACAGGACACCAATGCGCCGCAGCCGATTGCCTATACCGGGTTCACGGCGATTGACGCCGACAGCTCACCCATTCGCTACCGCGCCTGTTTCACGACCGACCTGTCGCTGGAAGATCTGTCTGCGGCATATGTCGAATCCGACAAGACAGAGCCGCGCGTGGCACCCGATTGGTTCGATTGTTTCGATGCGCAGACCATTGGCACAGCGATCAGCGAAGGGCGCGCGCGCACCTATCTGGCGGCCAAGAACATCCATTTTGGCGTCGACCGGATCGTTGCGGTGATGGACGACGGCAAGGGCTATGTCTGGCACGAATTCAACGACTGCGGCGAAAAGGCGTATGACGGCACCGTCGTGGGCGAGACGTGCCCGGAACGACCCACCAACTGA